tttcagTGCAATAGAATATCCCAATATAATTGTactttaattcattatttgatGACAcgcttaatttttatttagctattttttgcgaaataagtacttatactatttgacgcaaaaatctataaaattattgaattttactaGTTGGAAACTACTGTATTCAAAAAATGCTAGGGAACCTCTGATCTAGAGTTTTAATCAATTCACAGTCCACATTATAATTTTCCAACCTGTTATCCTAATTTTTtttaccatacatacatacaatgcaTGAGTTGAGTTATACCAACAAATCGTGGGAGAAagctttaaatgtatttaaaatattttttaaatgaagataTTTAAATACTGTAATTTTTTACCCTACTACGGCCAAGCCTTAAAGGAGGGTAATGTTTTTACCTTTTTAGCATGTAAGTAATACATGTTTCATGTTATCTGTGTCTCTATCTAGACGAAAAAATAATCAATGGGATATATTTTGCAGTTAACCGATTGTAATCTGAAttttaacgattttgtattgaaaacgattgctaaggactgagttaaataaccattaaatgactctgagtgtggcagtaaatgtgtttttataataactgtcgtgagacataaattaatttaaaatcacggtttactcacataaattaatggagaaaagtgccaagtatatgacaataggctcaccccctattacatggaacttattaacacaaatggtgaaaagtggatgtacattgtatagcggcattacgtgtcgtaatttGCACTTCTGCCttctccttcggggataaaaggcgtgacgttgcaaaaaaaaggcctaggtttcctcacgatgttttccttcaccgtttgtcagtggtgtcttaggTAACCTACGCGCCACCACGACAAGATTATCCGCACCAATCTCatattcttctttaaaaaaatgtcagaTTACATGGTAACACAGGTATCAGATTACAACGGGTTAACTGTGAACAAAATCTGCATGTGACAGGAaagatgtaataaaaaaaaaaacaatatactaTACCTACTTGTCTATACTACCTACCTCTATGTTTCTTTCagatatttttcttatgttGGCTTATTTCACagttttaaagttaattagATACCACAATAAAGGTACgcgttcacaggcccgcatcgtacgcaccgctcGCATTCCGTATGATGCTACACATCGCATGTACGTATTGCTGataacgtcatacggaatgcctacaatgcgtgcgatgcggacaTGTGGACGCTTAACTTAAAACTTCAATATATATGTACTTGAATCTGTCAAATGCAGAGGCGTAGTGTGCTATGGTATAAAATTGGTTTGCGTgcccccttttttgagggggaaaatcttttttttttcccGCCCAGTCTTTCAAGCCTTTAAGAGGGGACTTGCCGATGCTatgacagcgagcccatgtTTCGCGGCCCttatgataacgttaattttcctaaagttgctgccaactttAGAACGCACCCATTACGCGGATAAAAAACGAATATATTAGTTATTTGGACTTTTggtaatttctgaaatgaaataaaaattggcATGTGTAAACTGCAATTGATGTGCTGATTTATTActacttaattatttgtttaaaactgtGAAATGAGCCGTAAATGTTCTTCCTTAGAGCCCTATTTCATTAATTCACCTCAGTCTTCACCAGGGGGTTACCTTTggcgcgctctgattggttggtttattcgagccggccaatcagagcgctgattaaaaaaatagggctcttactgtttaaaaaatatttttgatacaaattaaaaagttgttGGATAAATAATGACAAGCGTCTGTGCcggtccactgctggactatgagcctcctctataTGTATAggatgactggtaattagtgaacgatatttaaacacgtgattgtactcatgattacaaacaactttcccaaagtaactttttttgtatactcattagttttatttttatcacaataacaaaacaacaaatcaTACGCAATTCTTCTTCAAttctttcgcatgatcagctgttagcagcgagacGCCCGCACCCTCGTTAtaggaaaactaaataaacgcgtgctaataaaaaaatgttgttttgttattgtggtaaaaataaaactaatgagtatacaaaaacagtttctttgggaaaatttgtaatcatgagtacaatcacttgtttaaatatcgttcactaatttatCTACAAGTCACCCTATTATATAAGTGGGGTTTACCATAACtaatcgtttcgttttcgttcaacgcaaactcatactaagggtactgattggttggttcattgaagGCGGCCAATCAGGGCCACGAAAGCGGTAACCTTTATACATAAaggaaacttgtactaagggtaatAAAGATAGGttattaatatatgtatgtggaaaaaatataattcacatGCCTCattgtcatttatttcaaacgattttttaatttgtatcatAATTACgtagcaatattttttgtatgtttttcttgtttcaaataaagaatttttttttttttttttttttttttttatttataaaaaatatgtttttaatactgcctcgttgctcgagtggtcgcaagtgcgactgccggtcaaggggtctcgggttcgattcccgggtcgggcaaagaagtactgggctttttcgattttccgaaaatttctcagtagtagcacggagtctggaattgtgcccagtatatagcaataggctccctattacatgggacttataacacaaatggtgtaaaatgagtgtacctacattgtatagcggcattacgtgccgtaacgtgcacctctgcctaccccttcggggataaaaggcgtgacattgtgttGTTGTGTTTTTAATAACCGTTATGGTGGTTTTTCTAGCAATTGGAAGAGGTTCGTCAAGTCGGTTCGTATAAGAAAGGAACCATGATGGCTGGGAAGAATGTGGCTGATATTGTGGTTATCATGAAGACCCTGCCCACTAAGGAAGCTGTTGAGGGATTGTCTAATAAggtattaagattttttatggtataagccagtaaacgtgcagacggatcaactgatgggaagcaattgctgccgtccgtggacacttgaaacaccagaggcgttacaagtgcgttgccggctttttgggggttaggaatttaaggcttgttggggaatcggggatttggaagatttgGCTGGTtaggtaatctcactcacataacgcaagcgttgtttcacgtcggttttctgtgaggccatgatatcactccagtcgagccggcccagcagtgccgaagcatggctctcccacacttaaacttcacgtaattatttgacaaggaactcgactagttccaagccatgcaagaggctcatattcatggcagcattccgcgacacacgacgcggcgattgtcgcgctgctgcTGACGAcacgagtttcgcgcccatcgcgccctctgcctggaatcgcgcgtactatacggcgcgcgcgacgatgttggctcgttagactcgttcgccggcggctgcgtaggtgttggattcgattctcgggtcgacgcaaagacggtgctgcataccgcctctagcatagcttgaaactagtcgagtccagcagtgccgaagcatggctctcccacactttctaagagtatatttttattttgaaggtttgatgattatatttataagttcCTAGCTTCCACCAggggcttcgcccgcattctcGTGCGATAAAAGTATCATATcaaccaagtcagctcataccctgtccgTATACCAAATTCATAGAATTCTAACCACGACAGGAgagaatcctagtgtgggaaccagacctgcggactacctagcgggtttaccggggctccggctcgaaaagcaggagtaggaacggggtggtttttactcagtaagagtcttacactccctctcacctcgtcgCTTTTTTTTTacgggggaaaaatcatccaatgacttctcccgccttgggttaggcgggagggagtgtcagactcttactgactaaaaaccaccccgttccttctactgctttgagccggagccccggtaaccttttatgttttccgcagctccggtctcGCCTCGTCCCTGGCtagagaagacattgaatgattcttcccccctttaaaaaaaaaagagtgggaccatattttttaatgttacctaataattatatgaaGTGCTTAGTCCtcgataattattttgtttaccatGTAGTCCCACTATCATCTATTGTGTGAACGCGAATATTTAGAGAATcctgcaaaaaaaaattaatacacggGCAACACTATTCATCTAATGTCATTCACTATTTTTCGCGTTGTGTGCTCGCACGGAATTTTTCGTAGAAATATTATCTGTTAAGTGATTACTGTATTTAGTGAGTTCAAGTTGATTAAAGTAAAATGCCTAAGAGTAGAGAAGAAAAATTATGGAAGAAGCTGAAGAAACTggaagaaaaaattaagaaaagtcAAAGTCGTCGTAGACGAATTAGATCTTTAAGTTCGTCGGAGCGGGAGTCGGTAGACGATCCTGATCCAAATGAGAGACCTGAAGTAATCGAGGACACAGGTATGTGTTAGTTTATTAGATGCCTTGATTGCCAAAGCGACAAGTTTCTTTTGTCTTTTAGGTATAAAAGTATTTATCACCCGCCATCTTGTCAATTCTTATCGAGACTGGATTTAAAAATCTCAAGTTGAGAAAAAGCATAAATAGAAGTTCTATGTTATGCGCgtaatattgtttctttaatacaatataatttttacaataactgAGTCAGTTATTTCATGTGTAATCAGACTAAGTTAGTCTAATGATTACGTTGTACCTTGTAGGTACCCAACAACTACAAGACGATGTGCTGATTGCTCTGGGAAATCCGTCCTGCTCTGACAAATCTTATAGTGAAAGTATTCACCCAGAGATAATAAGGAGAGTAGAGAATGTGTTAACGAGTGGCTTGGAAAAGGAGCGCAAggatgaattattaaaaaagtatctgATTCCCAATAATTTTGCCTTGCTAGAGGCTCCAAAACTAAACAGGGAGCTAGAAGGCTTATTAAGCGATCCAATTAAAGAAAGAGACAAAAGGATCGAAGAGCGACAGCAGCAATTGGGTGTTGCATTGTCTGCTGTATTATCTTGTTTAGATAATTTTGTTAAGGTTGACCCAAACCCAGCAAAAATTGAAGTCTTGACAGATGTAGCCAGGCTACTAAGTGATTTACATTATAACAACACTTGTACACGTAAAAAGTTGGTGGCGGTTAATTTGGATAAAGACATAGTTAAAACAACAGAAAGCGCTAAAAGGGACAGCTTCCTGTTTGGAGAAAGATTTAATGAAGATGTAAAGACTGCTAATGCCATAAAGAAGGCAGCACCAAGCATACTGAAAAAGTCCAATTTCACCCGAAAGATGGGGCAGACCAGGCAGTCAAATTATacccaatttaaaaataaggaaaactTCAATGCCCCTCCACAAGCAAATCGAGCCAAACAAGGGAGGGGGGGCAGGTATCAACCCAGGAACAGTGGGaggcagcagcagcagcaacaaCCGCATCAGAAGAAGGCATATCGACACAAGTCTGTACGTCAGACATAAAGGTAAAGACCTTTGCAGGTCGTCTTAAATTCTTTTATCCTTGTTGGCAAAGGGTCACTCaagataatgttattttatcttgGGTAAAAGGTTACAAAATTCCTTTTGTAAAAACTCCATACCAACAGATATATCCTAAAAACTGTGCATTTTCAGAGTctgaaaatatagttttatcaaAGGAAATTGATAGATTATTAAAATTGGGTGTTGTTAGTAAGTGTACATCAATTAGTGgacaattttgttcaaaaatattcTCTATTACAAAGCCTAATGGTAGTACCAgacttattttaaatctaaaatgcCTAAATAAGTTCATCCAGACGgaacattttaaaatggaagACATGAGAACTGTTTGTAAActtgtttctaaaaataattacatgtgTACAATTGACTTAAAAGATGCATATTTTTTAGTCCCAGTAGATAATGATGATAAGAAATATttacggttttattttaaaaataatatttatgagtttaaTTGTTTGTGCTTTGGTTTGTGTACTGCTCCACTTacgtttacaaaattgttaaaacCAGTTATATCTTATCTACGCAGTGTGGGATTTAAATCTGTGATTTATCTTGATGATATCATATGTATTGGAGAATCTTTTAATGAGTGTGTAGAAAATTGTAGTAAGACAGTGTCACTACTAGAATGTCTTGGATTTTATATAAATAGGGACAAAAGTAGTTTGCACCCTAAACAAATAGTTGAGTATTTaggatttataataaatacaaggACTATGACCTTATCAGTCTCTGATAAGAAAAGATGTTCAAtccttttattacttaaaaggTATTTAAACAAAGATTCCTGTACTATTAGGGATTTTGCACAACTCATTGGAACTTTAACAGCTTGCTGTCCAGCTGTTAGCTATGGTTTTCTGTACACAAAAGTTTtggaaaaacaaaaatgtgtagagttatttaatcataataatgaCTTTGATTCagttatgattataaataatgaatgtaaAGAAGATTTACAGTGGTGGTATAATTGTATAGAATCAGCCGTTAACCCTATTAAAAATTGTCAATTTAAGTTAGAAATTTATTCAGATGC
This is a stretch of genomic DNA from Spodoptera frugiperda isolate SF20-4 chromosome 24, AGI-APGP_CSIRO_Sfru_2.0, whole genome shotgun sequence. It encodes these proteins:
- the LOC118272346 gene encoding uncharacterized protein LOC118272346, translating into MPKSREEKLWKKLKKLEEKIKKSQSRRRRIRSLSSSERESVDDPDPNERPEVIEDTGTQQLQDDVLIALGNPSCSDKSYSESIHPEIIRRVENVLTSGLEKERKDELLKKYLIPNNFALLEAPKLNRELEGLLSDPIKERDKRIEERQQQLGVALSAVLSCLDNFVKVDPNPAKIEVLTDVARLLSDLHYNNTCTRKKLVAVNLDKDIVKTTESAKRDSFLFGERFNEDVKTANAIKKAAPSILKKSNFTRKMGQTRQSNYTQFKNKENFNAPPQANRAKQGRGGRYQPRNSGRQQQQQQPHQKKAYRHKSVRQT